The following proteins come from a genomic window of Chryseobacterium glaciei:
- a CDS encoding OmpP1/FadL family transporter — protein MSISAAFFAQAQDISILRNSVDVYSNSPMIGSSKFNAMGGANGALGGDASSLLTNPAGLGVAISGEVSGTLSIMGNKNTSTLAGASTSYSNTRGDLGNVGGVMTFQLMTESAWKFINVGVNFSNQSLDNYVETSGNSNILFTDVDTSNSSSFGRHAYNRYGNLSKTSFGVGANYNNNLYVGAGLNFFNASLDQSDTASLNSTTNNSTEFFSKNGTPYYERSNGFSASLGVIGKLSPNFRLGASIETPTFWTIDKSYNFYNDPVYGDDIGLESNKFTSPLKATVSAAFVASKNFSLDVDYTLGLTKPKYKVYTQTETDINNFFKDNYKNLSELRVGAEYRVKQVRLRGGYSYASTPFDALTIGRYTDGGDQVDQSYGNLILNNRNALSFGIGYDFKSFYIDAAYQNITSKYTNPFMFGVLDDNNNSAYYSATNSVASDSFIVSDVKNIRNNFFLTLGWKF, from the coding sequence ATGAGTATTTCTGCGGCATTTTTTGCGCAGGCTCAGGATATTTCTATTTTAAGAAATTCTGTTGATGTTTACTCTAATTCTCCAATGATCGGGTCTTCTAAGTTTAATGCAATGGGAGGAGCTAATGGAGCTTTGGGTGGAGATGCCAGTTCTTTATTAACCAACCCGGCAGGTTTGGGAGTTGCTATCTCTGGTGAGGTTTCCGGGACATTGTCGATTATGGGTAACAAAAATACTTCGACATTGGCTGGTGCATCAACGAGTTATAGTAATACAAGAGGAGATCTTGGAAATGTTGGCGGAGTAATGACTTTCCAGCTGATGACAGAAAGTGCTTGGAAGTTCATTAATGTTGGTGTTAATTTCTCGAATCAGTCACTTGATAATTACGTTGAAACTTCTGGAAACAGCAATATACTTTTTACTGATGTAGATACAAGTAATTCGTCATCATTCGGTAGGCATGCGTACAATAGATATGGTAATTTATCTAAAACAAGTTTTGGGGTAGGTGCAAACTATAATAATAATTTGTATGTCGGTGCGGGTTTGAATTTCTTCAACGCATCGCTTGATCAATCGGATACGGCTTCTTTAAATTCTACGACTAATAATTCGACAGAATTTTTCAGTAAAAACGGAACACCTTATTATGAAAGATCTAATGGTTTTTCAGCTTCATTAGGGGTGATTGGTAAATTGAGTCCAAACTTTAGATTAGGAGCTTCTATTGAAACACCTACTTTCTGGACGATTGATAAAAGTTATAATTTCTACAATGATCCTGTTTACGGAGATGATATTGGTCTTGAAAGCAATAAATTCACTTCGCCCCTTAAAGCAACAGTGAGTGCGGCATTCGTAGCCAGTAAAAATTTCTCTTTAGACGTAGATTATACATTAGGGCTTACAAAACCTAAGTATAAAGTATATACTCAAACAGAAACCGACATCAATAATTTCTTCAAGGATAATTATAAAAACTTATCTGAATTAAGAGTTGGTGCAGAATACAGAGTAAAACAAGTGAGATTGAGAGGTGGGTATTCTTACGCTTCAACACCGTTTGATGCTTTGACTATCGGAAGATATACGGATGGAGGAGATCAGGTTGATCAGTCTTATGGTAACCTTATTCTTAATAACAGAAATGCGTTGTCATTCGGTATCGGATATGATTTCAAATCATTCTATATCGATGCTGCTTATCAGAATATAACTTCAAAATATACCAATCCTTTTATGTTTGGTGTATTGGATGATAATAATAATTCTGCTTATTACTCTGCAACGAATAGTGTAGCGAGTGATTCGTTCATTGTTTCGGATGTGAAGAATATCAGAAATAACTTCTTTCTTACATTGGGATGGAAATTTTAA
- a CDS encoding prolyl-tRNA synthetase, which produces MKRNIHKNLLGMLKSKGILAVSGGLLLMSCGAQMGGYTETDGVYYDPNKDTLPEGVIINNDNGNRVGEYYDYYQDSNIVQNAQENSQDQNNRYDSWSDNNWNSNATDSDWGNFAGAQTNYYDNSWGSPWGMYGGYSPYWGWNRGWGMGMSFGWGSSFGWGWGSSWGYGYGGFYDPFWGGGYYGNPYGYGYGGWYGGGYWGNGYYNRGIYRRSGSNGNSFNRMSNGFNTNNRNSSGFRNNNGAFRNNTGNNGGFRNGSTNGGFRQQGSNGGFRNNGQAGGFRNNGQAGGFRNGNSQPRPNYNYNQQSQPRRNDGGFRSNDSGGFRSSGGYNSGGGGFRSGGSSGGGGGFRSSGGGGGGGFRGGR; this is translated from the coding sequence ATGAAAAGAAATATACATAAAAATTTGCTTGGTATGTTGAAATCTAAAGGGATTTTGGCGGTGTCAGGTGGATTATTGCTTATGTCTTGTGGGGCTCAGATGGGTGGATACACGGAGACAGATGGGGTTTACTATGACCCGAATAAAGATACACTACCTGAAGGCGTTATTATTAATAATGATAACGGTAATAGAGTAGGTGAATATTATGATTACTATCAGGATTCTAATATTGTGCAAAATGCACAGGAGAATTCTCAGGATCAAAATAACAGATACGACTCTTGGAGTGACAATAACTGGAACTCAAATGCCACAGATTCTGACTGGGGTAATTTTGCCGGTGCTCAAACTAACTATTACGACAATTCTTGGGGTTCTCCTTGGGGAATGTACGGTGGTTACAGCCCTTATTGGGGTTGGAACAGAGGTTGGGGCATGGGAATGTCCTTCGGATGGGGTAGCTCATTCGGTTGGGGATGGGGAAGTTCTTGGGGTTATGGATACGGAGGCTTCTACGATCCTTTCTGGGGTGGTGGATACTACGGAAACCCTTACGGCTACGGTTATGGAGGTTGGTACGGCGGTGGATACTGGGGTAATGGATATTACAACAGAGGTATCTACAGAAGAAGCGGTTCTAACGGTAACAGCTTTAACAGAATGAGCAACGGTTTCAACACTAATAATAGAAATTCTAGCGGCTTTAGAAATAATAACGGTGCTTTCAGAAACAATACAGGAAATAATGGAGGTTTCAGAAATGGATCTACCAATGGAGGTTTCAGACAACAAGGAAGCAATGGAGGTTTTAGAAACAACGGACAAGCCGGAGGGTTTAGAAATAATGGCCAAGCTGGTGGATTCCGTAATGGAAATTCTCAACCAAGACCCAACTACAATTATAATCAACAATCTCAACCTAGAAGAAACGATGGCGGATTCAGATCCAATGATAGTGGAGGTTTCAGATCTAGCGGAGGTTACAATTCTGGAGGCGGTGGCTTCAGATCAGGAGGTTCTTCTGGCGGTGGCGGAGGTTTCAGATCTTCCGGTGGCGGAGGAGGCGGTGGCTTCAGAGGTGGTAGATAA
- the proS gene encoding proline--tRNA ligase, with amino-acid sequence MAKLTSRSEDYSKWYNELVVKADLAENSGVRGCMVIKPYGYAIWEKMRDEMDKKFKETGHVNAYFPLFVPKSLFEAEEKNAAGFAKECAVVTHYRLKTDPNNPAKLIVDPDAKLEEELIVRPTSEAIIWSTYKNWIQSYRDLPILINQWANVVRWEMRTRLFLRTAEFLWQEGHTAHATKDEAVEEAEKMNKVYADFAENFMAMPVIQGVKTPSERFAGADETYCIEALMQDGKALQAGTSHFLGQNFAKAFDVKFTNKEGKIEHAWATSWGTSTRLMGALIMTHSDDLGLVLPPTLAPIQVVIVPIFKGEEQLEQISEVALDIQAKLKAKGISVKFDNDTHNKPGWKFAEYELKGVPVRIAMGPRDLENKSVEIARRDNLTKETQPIEGLDSYIEELLKTIQKDIYTKAYNFRQENITKVDTYEEFKKVLEEKGGFISAHWDGTEEEEEQIKDETKATIRCIPLDDDIEEGISLVSGKPSKRRVLFAKAY; translated from the coding sequence ATGGCAAAATTAACCTCAAGAAGCGAAGATTACAGCAAATGGTATAACGAGTTAGTTGTTAAAGCAGACCTAGCTGAAAACTCAGGGGTGCGAGGATGCATGGTTATAAAACCATACGGATATGCGATCTGGGAAAAAATGCGTGATGAAATGGATAAAAAATTCAAAGAAACAGGTCACGTTAATGCTTATTTCCCGCTTTTTGTGCCCAAAAGTTTATTTGAAGCTGAAGAAAAAAATGCTGCCGGTTTTGCAAAAGAATGTGCTGTTGTTACCCATTACAGATTAAAAACAGACCCAAATAACCCTGCGAAACTTATCGTAGATCCGGATGCTAAATTGGAAGAAGAATTGATCGTTCGTCCAACATCAGAAGCAATTATCTGGAGTACTTATAAAAACTGGATTCAATCTTACAGAGATCTACCTATATTAATTAACCAATGGGCAAACGTTGTACGTTGGGAAATGAGAACCCGTTTATTTTTAAGAACGGCAGAATTCTTATGGCAGGAAGGTCACACCGCTCATGCTACAAAAGACGAAGCGGTTGAAGAAGCTGAAAAAATGAACAAAGTATATGCAGATTTTGCAGAAAACTTTATGGCAATGCCCGTAATTCAGGGAGTAAAAACGCCATCTGAAAGATTTGCAGGAGCAGATGAAACCTATTGTATCGAAGCATTAATGCAAGACGGAAAAGCACTACAGGCAGGAACTTCTCACTTTTTAGGTCAGAATTTCGCGAAAGCTTTTGATGTAAAATTCACCAACAAAGAAGGTAAGATAGAACACGCTTGGGCAACATCTTGGGGAACTTCAACCCGTTTGATGGGAGCTTTAATTATGACGCACTCTGATGATTTAGGATTGGTATTGCCTCCTACTTTGGCGCCAATTCAGGTGGTGATTGTTCCTATCTTTAAAGGTGAAGAGCAATTAGAGCAAATCAGTGAAGTTGCTTTAGATATTCAGGCTAAACTGAAAGCTAAAGGTATTTCTGTGAAATTTGATAATGATACTCATAACAAACCAGGTTGGAAATTCGCAGAATACGAATTAAAAGGTGTTCCTGTAAGAATCGCAATGGGACCAAGAGATTTAGAAAATAAATCTGTTGAGATCGCAAGAAGAGATAATCTTACGAAAGAAACTCAACCTATTGAAGGTTTAGATTCTTACATTGAAGAATTATTAAAAACGATTCAGAAAGATATTTATACTAAAGCTTATAACTTCAGACAAGAAAATATCACTAAAGTTGATACTTATGAAGAATTTAAAAAAGTTTTAGAAGAAAAAGGAGGTTTCATCTCTGCACATTGGGATGGTACGGAAGAAGAAGAAGAGCAGATCAAAGATGAAACAAAGGCAACCATCAGATGTATTCCTTTGGATGATGACATTGAAGAAGGCATTTCTCTTGTTTCAGGAAAACCATCTAAACGTCGAGTTTTATTCGCAAAAGCTTATTAA
- a CDS encoding OmpA family protein — protein sequence MSLNVIDLIKGQLGPALVSQAASQLGESESGISKAIGGLLPAIVGGLANNSDNPAVLDAISNASSSGILGNLLGGSANNSSWISTLLSSIFGDKVGGIVNAIATYAGISNNSSSSLLNLVTGATLGSVGKYATDNNLDKSGISSLLGEQKGIVSTLLPAGLSLASLNIGDWAKGYKFDNDADTIKQTVREEPKVEVTRSTTPVGTDPDRNNSDGGGSIWKWLLPLLLLLAAGYFLWKQCEKKETTTTTVATDSTAAPADTAATVTSTDTTAGVAAAKVDENIDLNGTALKGYKGGMEDQMIAFLKSDSYKNAADDSALKDKWYDFDHVNFKLGSSTELEAGSQGQLENLAAILKAFPDAKIKIGGYTDKTGNEASNVKLSTARAAYIKDWLAKQNLGGQVLGAEGYGSQFAKVDAKASDAERAADRKMSVRFAK from the coding sequence ATGTCTTTAAATGTCATTGATTTAATTAAAGGACAATTAGGTCCTGCTTTGGTCTCTCAGGCTGCATCTCAGTTGGGAGAAAGTGAATCTGGTATATCAAAAGCAATTGGAGGTTTATTACCTGCAATCGTTGGCGGATTAGCTAATAATTCGGATAATCCTGCAGTTTTGGATGCCATTTCGAATGCTTCTTCCAGTGGAATTCTGGGGAACCTATTAGGTGGGTCGGCAAACAACAGCTCGTGGATAAGCACTTTACTATCTTCTATCTTTGGAGACAAAGTAGGTGGAATAGTAAACGCCATTGCAACGTATGCCGGAATTAGTAATAATTCTTCAAGTTCACTATTGAATTTAGTGACTGGAGCAACGCTTGGATCGGTTGGAAAATACGCGACAGATAACAATTTAGACAAATCTGGGATCTCAAGCTTATTGGGTGAACAAAAAGGGATTGTTTCAACATTGTTGCCTGCGGGACTTTCTTTAGCTTCATTAAATATTGGAGACTGGGCGAAAGGCTATAAGTTTGACAATGATGCGGATACAATAAAACAAACGGTACGTGAAGAGCCTAAAGTAGAGGTTACAAGAAGTACTACTCCTGTAGGAACAGACCCGGACAGAAACAATTCTGACGGTGGCGGATCTATCTGGAAATGGTTACTTCCTCTATTATTGCTTCTTGCAGCTGGCTATTTCCTATGGAAACAGTGTGAGAAAAAAGAAACCACTACGACAACAGTAGCAACAGATTCAACTGCGGCGCCTGCTGATACAGCAGCAACGGTTACGTCAACTGATACTACAGCCGGAGTTGCAGCAGCTAAAGTTGATGAAAATATCGACCTTAACGGTACAGCTCTTAAAGGCTACAAAGGCGGAATGGAAGATCAAATGATCGCTTTCCTAAAATCTGACAGCTACAAAAATGCTGCAGACGACAGTGCTTTGAAAGATAAATGGTATGATTTTGACCATGTAAACTTCAAATTAGGAAGCTCTACAGAATTAGAAGCTGGTTCTCAAGGACAATTAGAGAATTTAGCAGCTATTTTAAAAGCTTTCCCGGATGCTAAAATTAAAATCGGTGGTTATACTGACAAAACAGGTAACGAAGCGAGTAACGTAAAACTTTCAACTGCAAGAGCAGCTTACATCAAAGATTGGTTGGCAAAACAAAATCTTGGTGGACAGGTGTTAGGAGCTGAAGGATACGGAAGCCAATTTGCTAAAGTAGACGCAAAAGCTTCTGATGCTGAAAGAGCAGCTGACAGAAAAATGTCTGTAAGATTCGCAAAATAA
- a CDS encoding Nramp family divalent metal transporter, translating into MNLNLKNAWRKDKTSHSLSEVYASIKVPKNGSFWRKYLAFAGPGLMIAVGYMDPGNWATDIAGGAQFGYTLLSVILISNIFAMVLQHLSVKLGVVAERDLAQACRDHFGPKTNFMLWVFCEIAIAACDLAEVIGSAIALNLLFHIPLTWGIVITTVDVLIILLLQAKGFRWIESIVGGLIFIILACFIYEIVISQPAFNEILGGLVPQKEILQNPAMLYIAIGILGATVMPHNLYLHSSIVQTRDYNRDTEGKKEAIKFATIDSTVSLMLAFFINAAILILAAATFHTTGNHDVADIHDAYKMLTPILGASMASIAFAVALLASGQNSTLTGTLAGQIVMEGFLNIKLKPWLRRLITRLIAVIPALIVAILYGEKGTTELLVLSQVILSMQLSFAVVPLVMFTNDKAKMGEFVNKPLMKICIWIISFVIIILNLYLLYQTFFGE; encoded by the coding sequence ATGAATTTGAATTTAAAAAACGCTTGGCGTAAAGATAAAACATCCCACTCTTTATCAGAAGTTTATGCTTCAATAAAAGTTCCTAAAAATGGAAGCTTTTGGAGAAAATATCTGGCTTTTGCAGGCCCCGGATTGATGATTGCCGTAGGATATATGGATCCCGGAAACTGGGCTACAGATATTGCTGGTGGCGCACAATTTGGGTACACTCTCCTATCCGTAATTCTTATTTCGAATATTTTTGCGATGGTTTTACAGCATTTGTCCGTGAAATTAGGTGTTGTTGCCGAAAGAGATCTTGCTCAGGCTTGTAGAGATCATTTCGGTCCGAAAACAAATTTTATGCTTTGGGTATTTTGTGAAATAGCCATTGCCGCCTGTGATCTCGCCGAGGTCATTGGTTCAGCAATTGCGTTGAACTTACTTTTCCATATTCCGTTGACTTGGGGAATTGTGATTACGACTGTAGATGTTTTAATTATACTTTTACTTCAGGCAAAAGGTTTCCGATGGATAGAAAGTATTGTTGGCGGACTTATTTTCATCATTCTAGCCTGTTTTATTTATGAAATTGTGATTTCTCAACCCGCTTTTAATGAAATTTTAGGTGGATTGGTTCCTCAAAAAGAAATTCTTCAAAATCCGGCGATGCTCTATATTGCGATCGGGATCTTGGGAGCTACCGTAATGCCTCACAACCTCTACTTGCACAGCAGTATTGTTCAGACAAGAGATTATAACCGTGATACAGAAGGTAAAAAAGAAGCGATAAAATTTGCAACAATTGACAGTACGGTTTCTCTTATGCTTGCTTTTTTCATTAATGCTGCGATCCTTATTTTAGCCGCTGCGACTTTCCATACTACAGGAAATCATGATGTTGCAGATATTCATGATGCTTATAAAATGTTGACTCCGATTTTAGGAGCTTCAATGGCGAGTATTGCTTTTGCGGTTGCTTTACTAGCATCTGGTCAGAACTCGACATTAACAGGAACTCTTGCCGGACAAATTGTAATGGAAGGCTTTTTAAACATCAAACTAAAACCTTGGTTAAGAAGATTGATCACACGATTGATCGCTGTAATTCCAGCCTTGATTGTAGCTATTTTGTATGGTGAAAAAGGAACTACGGAATTATTGGTTTTAAGTCAGGTTATCCTTTCTATGCAATTGAGTTTTGCAGTTGTTCCGCTTGTGATGTTTACCAATGACAAAGCAAAAATGGGCGAATTTGTAAATAAACCTTTGATGAAAATCTGCATCTGGATCATTTCATTCGTTATTATTATTTTAAACCTTTATTTATTATATCAAACCTTTTTCGGAGAATAG
- a CDS encoding nucleotide exchange factor GrpE, producing MENQDINEENINTQQDTNTQNETVAEEIVTNTPTPEELLAEEKNRYIRLYAEFENYKKRTSKEKMEFFQYANQDMMVSMLGVLDDFERALKEIAKNGNEADLQGVELIYLKLKNKLTEKGLKVMEVRAGDTFNVDLHEAITQIPSPSEDLKGKIVDVIETGYMLGEKVIRFAKVVTGN from the coding sequence ATGGAAAATCAGGATATCAACGAAGAAAACATCAATACACAACAAGATACAAATACTCAGAACGAAACAGTTGCTGAAGAAATTGTGACAAATACTCCTACTCCGGAAGAACTTTTGGCAGAAGAGAAAAACCGTTACATCCGTCTTTACGCTGAGTTTGAAAATTATAAAAAAAGAACTTCTAAAGAGAAAATGGAATTTTTCCAATATGCAAATCAAGACATGATGGTATCTATGCTTGGTGTGTTGGATGATTTCGAAAGAGCTTTAAAAGAGATCGCTAAAAACGGAAACGAAGCAGACCTTCAAGGCGTTGAGCTTATCTATCTTAAACTTAAAAATAAACTTACTGAAAAAGGCTTGAAAGTGATGGAAGTAAGAGCCGGAGATACTTTTAATGTAGATCTTCATGAGGCTATTACTCAAATTCCTTCACCTTCTGAAGACTTGAAAGGTAAAATTGTAGACGTTATCGAAACAGGATACATGTTAGGCGAAAAAGTAATTCGTTTTGCAAAAGTAGTAACAGGAAATTAA
- the dnaJ gene encoding molecular chaperone DnaJ has product MSKRDYYEVLELSKSASAEEIKKAYRKMAIKFHPDKNPGDKEAEEKFKEAAEAYEILSDDNKRARYDQYGHAGVSGNGGFGGGGGFGGGMNMEDIFSQFGDIFGGHFGGGGGFGGGQQQVKGSNLRIRIKLNLEEMVNGTQKTLKVKKMKTAPGATSKTCPTCNGSGVQLKVMNTMFGQMQTQTTCGTCQGIGKVADKIPAGANAQGLIKDEDEITINIPAGARDGIQLNVRGKGNDAPFGGIPGDLLVIVEEEVDQVIKREGDNLHQELYISFAEASLGTKREIPTVGGKVKITIEPGTQSGKILRLAGKGLPSIDSYGKGDMFIHINVWTPQKLTKEQKDFFEKQMSSGEMVAEPSGKEKTFFDKVKDLFN; this is encoded by the coding sequence ATGTCAAAAAGAGATTATTACGAGGTTCTTGAACTTAGCAAATCTGCATCAGCCGAAGAAATAAAGAAAGCGTACCGTAAAATGGCGATCAAATTTCACCCAGATAAAAATCCGGGAGATAAAGAAGCCGAAGAAAAATTCAAAGAAGCAGCAGAAGCTTATGAAATATTAAGCGACGACAATAAACGTGCAAGATACGACCAGTACGGTCATGCAGGAGTTAGCGGAAACGGTGGCTTTGGCGGCGGAGGCGGTTTCGGCGGCGGAATGAATATGGAGGATATTTTCAGTCAGTTTGGAGATATTTTCGGTGGTCATTTCGGTGGTGGCGGTGGCTTTGGCGGAGGACAACAGCAAGTGAAAGGTTCTAATTTAAGAATCAGAATCAAGCTGAACCTTGAAGAGATGGTAAACGGAACCCAAAAAACTCTTAAAGTAAAAAAAATGAAGACGGCACCTGGTGCTACTTCAAAAACGTGTCCTACATGTAACGGTTCTGGTGTTCAGCTAAAAGTGATGAACACGATGTTCGGACAAATGCAAACGCAGACTACGTGTGGAACTTGTCAGGGAATCGGTAAAGTTGCCGATAAAATTCCTGCAGGTGCCAATGCACAAGGTTTAATAAAAGATGAGGATGAAATCACGATCAACATTCCAGCAGGAGCAAGAGACGGGATTCAGCTTAATGTAAGAGGAAAAGGTAATGACGCTCCATTTGGAGGTATTCCCGGAGACTTATTGGTGATTGTAGAAGAAGAAGTAGATCAAGTAATTAAAAGAGAAGGTGACAATCTTCACCAAGAATTATATATTTCGTTTGCTGAAGCTTCATTGGGAACCAAAAGAGAAATCCCTACCGTTGGCGGAAAAGTAAAGATCACGATCGAACCTGGCACACAATCAGGAAAGATCCTAAGACTGGCAGGAAAAGGCTTACCAAGCATCGACAGCTATGGAAAAGGAGACATGTTCATCCACATTAATGTATGGACACCGCAAAAATTAACGAAAGAACAGAAAGACTTCTTCGAAAAACAGATGTCTAGCGGAGAAATGGTTGCAGAACCTTCCGGAAAAGAAAAAACTTTCTTTGATAAAGTGAAAGATTTATTCAACTAA